The Malus sylvestris chromosome 12, drMalSylv7.2, whole genome shotgun sequence genome contains a region encoding:
- the LOC126592959 gene encoding uncharacterized protein LOC126592959 isoform X1, with protein sequence MESSSSSASSDGLNLKEGSIVDPFLVEALQNPRHRLTILRMELDIQRFLKSPDQQLFEFQHFPTSYLRLAAHRVSQHYGLQTMVQDWGSDGQGNRILVRKTAESKYPAIQLSEIPAKQSENNRHEQIKIVIKPRSDKNNMNGANGAGIKRSPVRSVEERKEEYDRARARIFSSTSSSDSDDTPFQSLTDVKNAFLSRDENESFRNSVVDSEKNLNVKDLGSSYRVAIFRDREKDRTDPDYDRSYERYVRSLPTNQGFNLAPFNMQKVQPQFLQYDAVFSQMPRHQASISYGPPSTPAMSPFCAVGFNQTSRDATYMQWPSASMMYAHSYDQFRQAVIQAPFCHQPLSFHSQNH encoded by the exons ATGGAATCCTCATCTTCTTCAGCTTCCAGCGATGGCCTTAACCTCAAAGAAGGGTCAATCGTTGACCCTTTCTTGGTCGAGGCTCTCCAGAATCCTCGTCACCGACTCACca TTTTGCGAATGGAACTTGATATCCAGAGGTTTCTGAAAAGTCCTGATCAGCAGCTGTTTGAGTTCCAACATTTCCCTACATCCTACCTTCGACTTGCTGCACATCGTGTTTCTCAACACTATGGCTTGCAGACTATGGTTCAGGATTGGGGCTCAGATGGTCAAGGGAATAGGATTTTGGTGAGGAAAACAGCAGAAAGCAAATACCCAGCAATTCAGTTATCCGAAATACCGGCTAAGCAGTCAGAAAACAATAGACATGAGCAGATTAAAATTGTCATCAAGCCCAGGtctgataaaaataatatgaatgGAGCTAATGGAGCTGGGATCAAACGAAGTCCTGTGAGAAGTGTGgaagagaggaaggaggagTACGATCGGGCACGGGCTCGCATCTTTAGCAGCACTAGCAGTTCTGATTCTGATGATACGCCTTTTCAGTCTCTTACGGATGtgaaaaatgcatttttgaGCAGGGATGAGAATGAAAGTTTTAGGAACTCTGTGGTTGATTCAGAAAAGAATTTAAACGTAAAGGATCTTGGTTCTTCATATCGAGTTGCCATTTTTAGAGATAGGGAAAAAGATCGTACTGACCCAGATTATGATCGAAGTTATGAAAG GTATGTCAGGAGTCTTCCTACCAATCAAGGATTTAACTTGGCACCTTTCAATATGCAAAAGGTTCAACCGCAGTTTTTGCAGTACGATGCTGTTTTCTCTCAGATGCCTAGGCATCAAGCTTCAATTAGTTATGGGCCTCCTTCAACCCCAGCTATGAGCCCTTTTTGTGCTGTGGGATTCAATCAGACATCTAGAGATGCTACGTACATGCAGTGGCCAAGTGCTTCAATGATGTATGCACATTCGTATGATCAGTTTAGGCAAGCTGTTATCCAG GCTCCATTCTGTCACCAACCCCTGAGCTTTCATTCACAAAACCATTAA
- the LOC126592959 gene encoding uncharacterized protein LOC126592959 isoform X2: MESSSSSASSDGLNLKEGSIVDPFLVEALQNPRHRLTILRMELDIQRFLKSPDQQLFEFQHFPTSYLRLAAHRVSQHYGLQTMVQDWGSDGQGNRILVRKTAESKYPAIQLSEIPAKQSENNRHEQIKIVIKPRSDKNNMNGANGAGIKRSPVRSVEERKEEYDRARARIFSSTSSSDSDDTPFQSLTDVKNAFLSRDENESFRNSVVDSEKNLNVKDLGSSYRVAIFRDREKDRTDPDYDRSYERYVRSLPTNQGFNLAPFNMQKVQPQFLQYDAVFSQMPRHQASISYGPPSTPAMSPFCAVGFNQTSRDATYMQWPSASMMYAHSYDQFRQAVIQAPFCHHPLSFHSQNH, encoded by the exons ATGGAATCCTCATCTTCTTCAGCTTCCAGCGATGGCCTTAACCTCAAAGAAGGGTCAATCGTTGACCCTTTCTTGGTCGAGGCTCTCCAGAATCCTCGTCACCGACTCACca TTTTGCGAATGGAACTTGATATCCAGAGGTTTCTGAAAAGTCCTGATCAGCAGCTGTTTGAGTTCCAACATTTCCCTACATCCTACCTTCGACTTGCTGCACATCGTGTTTCTCAACACTATGGCTTGCAGACTATGGTTCAGGATTGGGGCTCAGATGGTCAAGGGAATAGGATTTTGGTGAGGAAAACAGCAGAAAGCAAATACCCAGCAATTCAGTTATCCGAAATACCGGCTAAGCAGTCAGAAAACAATAGACATGAGCAGATTAAAATTGTCATCAAGCCCAGGtctgataaaaataatatgaatgGAGCTAATGGAGCTGGGATCAAACGAAGTCCTGTGAGAAGTGTGgaagagaggaaggaggagTACGATCGGGCACGGGCTCGCATCTTTAGCAGCACTAGCAGTTCTGATTCTGATGATACGCCTTTTCAGTCTCTTACGGATGtgaaaaatgcatttttgaGCAGGGATGAGAATGAAAGTTTTAGGAACTCTGTGGTTGATTCAGAAAAGAATTTAAACGTAAAGGATCTTGGTTCTTCATATCGAGTTGCCATTTTTAGAGATAGGGAAAAAGATCGTACTGACCCAGATTATGATCGAAGTTATGAAAG GTATGTCAGGAGTCTTCCTACCAATCAAGGATTTAACTTGGCACCTTTCAATATGCAAAAGGTTCAACCGCAGTTTTTGCAGTACGATGCTGTTTTCTCTCAGATGCCTAGGCATCAAGCTTCAATTAGTTATGGGCCTCCTTCAACCCCAGCTATGAGCCCTTTTTGTGCTGTGGGATTCAATCAGACATCTAGAGATGCTACGTACATGCAGTGGCCAAGTGCTTCAATGATGTATGCACATTCGTATGATCAGTTTAGGCAAGCTGTTATCCAG